Proteins encoded in a region of the Eschrichtius robustus isolate mEscRob2 chromosome 16, mEscRob2.pri, whole genome shotgun sequence genome:
- the HRH3 gene encoding histamine H3 receptor, translating into MERSPPDGPLNASGALASEAAAAGEARGFSAAWTAVLAALMALLIVATVLGNALVMLAFVADSSLRTQNNFFLLNLAISDFLVGAFCIPLYVPYVLTGRWPFGRGLCKLWLVADYLLCASSVFSIVLISYDRFLSVTRAVSYRAQQGDTRRAVRKMVLAWVLAFLLYGPAILSWEYLSGGSSIPEGHCYAEFFYNWYFLITASTLEFFTPFLSVTFFNLSIYLNIQRRTRVRLDGACEAAASELSPEAQPSPPPAAPSCWDCWQKGCGEAVPLHRRGGRGGEAAPGTGAEAGDAALGGGSGGGAATSPTSSSGSSPRGTERPRSLKRGSKPSTSSASLEKRMKMVSQSIAQRFRLSRDKKVAKSLAIIVSIFGLCWAPYTLLMIIRAACHGPCVPDYWYETSFWLLWANSAVNPVLYPLCHYSFRRAFTKLLCPQKLKMQPPSSLEHCWK; encoded by the exons ATGGAGCGCTCCCCGCCCGACGGACCGCTGAACGCGTCGGGGGCGCTGGCaagcgaggcggcggcggcgggcgaaGCGCGCGGCTTCTCCGCCGCCTGGACCGCGGTGCTGGCGGCGCTCATGGCGCTGCTCATCGTGGCCACGGTGCTGGGCAACGCGCTGGTCATGCTCGCCTTCGTGGCCGATTCAAGCCTCCGCACGCAGAACAACTTCTTTCTGCTCAACCTCGCCATCTCCGACTTCCTCGTGG GGGCCTTCTGCATCCCCCTGTACGTGCCCTACGTGCTGACTGGCCGCTGGCCCTTTGGCCGGGGCCTCTGCAAGCTGTGGCTCGTGGCGGACTACCTGCTCTGCGCCTCCTCTGTCTTCAGTATCGTGCTCATCAGCTATGACCGCTTCCTGTCGGTCACCCGGGCC GTCTCCTACCGGGCCCAGCAGGGCGACACGCGGCGGGCAGTGAGGAAGATGGTGCTGGCGTGGGTGCTGGCCTTCCTGCTCTACGGACCCGCCATCCTCAGCTGGGAGTACCTGTCGGGGGGCAGCTCCATCCCCGAGGGCCACTGCTACGCCGAGTTCTTCTACAACTGGTACTTCCTCATCACGGCCTCCACCCTCGAGTTCTTCACGCCCTTCCTCAGCGTCACCTTCTTCAACCTCAGCATCTACCTGAACATCCAGAGACGCACCCGTGTCCGGCTGGATGGGGCATGCGAGGCGGCTGCCTCGGAGCTTTCCCCCGAGGCCCAGCCCTCCCCGCCGCCGGCTGCGCCCAGCTGCTGGGATTGCTGGCAGAAGGGGTGTGGGGAGGCCGTGCCGCTGCACAggcgcggggggcggggcggcgaGGCAGCCCCAGGCACGGGGGCCGAGGCTGGGGACGCAGCCCTCGGGGGTGGCAGCGGTGGAGGTGCCGCGACCTCGCCCACCTCCAGCTCTGGCAGCTCCCCGAGGGGCACCGAGCGGCCGCGCTCACTCAAGCGGGGCTCCAAGCCATCCACATCCTCGGCGTCCCTGGAGAAGCGCATGAAGATGGTGTCCCAGAGCATCGCCCAGCGCTTCCGGCTGTCGCGGGACAAGAAGGTGGCCAAGTCGCTGGCCATCATCGTGAGCATCTTTGGGCTCTGCTGGGCCCCATACACACTCCTGATGATCATCCGGGCCGCCTGCCATGGCCCCTGTGTCCCCGACTACTGGTACGAGAcgtccttctggctgctgtgggcCAACTCGGCCGTCAACCCTGTCCTCTACCCGCTGTGCCACTACAGCTTCCGCCGGGCCTTTACCAAGCTGCTCTGCCCGCAGAAGCTCAAGATGCAgccccccagctccctggagcactGCTGGAAGTGA